The sequence TGATTGGACGCTTGATTAACATCCCGTCTGATGACAACAATTGCAGCATGTCTTCTTCTGTCATCGTTTTTAATTTGTCTTTTAATCCAAGTTCACGATACTTCATGCCGCTCGTATTAAAAAATTTCTTTAAATCAAGCCCACTTTTTTCATATAACGTCCGCAACTGCTCTTTTGACGGAGGCTGCTCAACAATATGTATCGCTTGCACAGAAATGTTGTTGTCATCTAGCCATTTTTTTGCTTTGCGACATGTGCCGCACTTTGGATACCAATAAAATGTTACCATCTTCTCACGAAACTCACGCAAGGAAGCCCCTGCCTTTAGGCACGGGGAGGAATTGCGCCTTGTGCAAGTTCCGCTTCCTCCTTTCTGTAAGTATATCCATCAAATCGCTGAATGACTTGAATATATTTATAGCTGATTCCTTGTGCGATACGTTTACCGTCTTTTCCTTTGATGTCGAAATTTCCAGTCTTCCTGCATGCCACTTCACCAAACCACACGCCTTTGTATTTTCCTCTTGGAACAATAGCCTTAACCATGTCTCCTGTTTGGAAGCCAAAGAAGAACTTTTGTCTTGCAAGATAACCCCTTGGGAAGCCATATCTATCTAGGTTTGTGCGTGAACGACTGCCACGCCCTTTTGCATTGATGAATAACACTTCTTTTGTTTTGAAGTACAAGTGGTTTGGTGTGCTTTCTCCAACGCAACAGGCATCAAAATAGTGTGTTTTCGGCAAACCTAAACGAATACGATTCATTTTTGTTCGTGCACCTGTTCCGCACTCAACATCTAATCTTGCCTGCTTTAATACTTCGTACACTTTCCATCTTGTTGCGTTAATGATACTTGTGTCTTTTAATGATTCTTTGACTTGTTTTTGAATGTGTGGACAGCCGAACTCTTCTGCTGTTTGGTTTCCTTTTCTTTGGTTGCAATCTCGACATGCAAGGCAAAGGTTATCTATTCGATCTGTCCCGCCTCTCGATTTTGGAATAATATGCTCCACTTCAAGTGGAACGTTTTCTTTTCCGCAATAACAACACTTTCGTCCAAACTTTTCAAGCAAGTATTCTCTTACTTCGTATCCTTGAAGCGTGCCTTGCTGATACTCAATGCCACTGATTTCAGGATTTCGCATGAGTTGCGTGTCGAATTTGGCATTTTCGTATGATATATGTCCAATGGGGCATAACTTTTTTAGACGGCTAACCCATGTTTGGATATTTTGCACACGACTCTCTAGTGATGGAGGCAACCATCCCTCCTTTCGCTTTCGGTTCAGAAAGCGTGGTTTTCTGTATCTTGTTTTTCGATTTCGTCTTGCTCGACGAAAAGCACGCCTTTTATCTATTCTTTCCTTGATGTCTGTGCGATGGTCAAGTTGCCCTAACCATACCACTTCTTGTCCTCGCAAAATCGCTAATCCTGTATGTCTACTTCCATAGTCGATTTTTAGCCGATATGTTGTTTCATTTTCTGATTCGTCCACTGATTTTTTCAAGATAATGGTAAATGGGAATCGTTTGTAAATCGCCGCCTTCCCTTGTTTCAACAGCTTTCTCGCAACTGCTTCGTGACAAGGAGCAAGCGGACACTTATTTGTGTCTAACACAAAAACCATAGGGTCCTCCCCTTTCCTCTGCTTACGCAGGTCATATTCTCCTCGACCATGTTATAGATGCTTGTTATGTGCAAGACACTAGCGCCACCCACCACGCTTGTTTAATCTTGCACGACAGGGGGTAGGGCTGGAGAAGCACCCCACCGTGTCATGACATCTATAACGTAGGCTCTGTTTCAAGCCTTGGTCTGGTCAACATGGGGCTTACAAGCCCACGATTTTAGTCGTTGGGTTGTTGACCTCATCTATACACAATATAACAAACAGAAAGTACCAGACGATGCGTCTGGTACTTCCATTATTACACAACATATCGTTCAGCTTCAATTAGTGCTTGCGCTGCCTCACGTTTTTTCGCAATGATGTTGATTGGCGTATGACGTGTTAATTTACGCAATGCTGATAGCATCATACGCAACATGTCACCTTGTTCGACAGCGACGATCGTTTCTTTTGCATGTGCTTCAATTTCGTTAAATGCTTCCTGGCAGAAAATTTGTGTATACAATACTTTTTGTTTGTTTTTCTCAACGCCAGATTGGGCAATCGCTTTTTCCGTGCGTAAAAGCGCAGATTCCATCGCATATACGTTGCTAACGATGTCTGCAATATTCACAAGCACTTCTTGCTCTTTTTCAAGTTTCGGACCGAATTTTTGCGCCGCCAGTCCCGCGACCATTAAAGCGATTTTTTTCGCATTGCGGACAAGGTACTTCTCTTGTTCAAGCACGCCATCGCCAACTTCTTCCGGCATCAACATCATTAATTCTTCTTGTAATTGTTGCGCTTTTTGTAAAAGCGGCAATTCACCTTTCATCGCCTTTCTTAAATACATTCCTGGTACAAGGAGGCGGTTAATTTCGTTCGTTCCTTCAAAAATACGGTTAATACGTGAATCGCGATACATGCGTTCAATTTCGTATTCTTGCATAAAGCCGTAACCGCCATGAATTTGTACACCTTCATCTACAACGTAGTCAAGCATTTCTGTCGCAAACACTTTGTTTAAAGAGCATTCAATCGCGTATTCTGCAATCGCTTTTGCCGTTTCTTTTCCGTCTTTTGCTTGTTCATCTGTCAACTGTCCCATGCGCGCTTCAAATAAACCGACTGTACGGTAAACGGAGCTTTCTGCCGCATACAATTTCGACGCCATCGTCGCTAATTTTTCTTGTGTTAATGTAAATTTCGAAATTGGTGTTTTAAATTGTTGACGTTGATTGGCGTATTGAATCGTCACTTCTAGGGCACGTTTTGCTCCGCCAACGGCACCGACGCCAAGCTTATAACGGCCGATGTTTAAAATGTTAAAGGCGATGATGTGGCCTTTGCCGATTTCGCCAAGGACGTTTTCTTTCGGAACGAGCGCATCTTGTAAAATTAATGTGCGCGTCGATGAGCTTTTAATGCCCATTTTCTTTTCTTCTGCTCCTGTCGATACGCCGGGGAAATCGCGCTCAACGATAAATGCCGTGAAATGCTCACCGTCTACTTTGGCATAGACGACGAATACGTCGGCAAAACCAGCGTTTGTAATCCATTGTTTTTCCCCATTTAAAACGTAATGCGTACCTTCCGCATTTAGTTTGGCTGTCGTTTTCGCACCGAGCGCATCTGAGCCAGAGCCTGGCTCTGTTAACGCATAAGCAGCAATTTTCTCACCTGTCGCTAGTGCCGGTAAATATTTTTGTTTTTGCTCCTCTGTTCCGAACAAGACGATTGGAAGCGAGCCGATCCCGACGTGCGCACCGTGTGAAATCGAGAAGCCGCCCGCACGCGCCATTTTTTCAGCAATTAATGCCGAGCTAATTTTATCTAAACTTAATCCACCATATTCTTCAGGCACATCTGCACCAAGCAATCCGAGTTCACCTGCTTGTTTTAAAAGCGCAACAGAACGATCAAACTCATGATTTTCTAAATGTTCAAGTTGCGGTAACACTTCATTCACGACAAATTCTTCTGTCGTTTTCGCAATCATTTTCTGTTCGTCTGTAAAATCTTCTGGTGTAAACACTTGCGTTGGTGACACATCTTCAATTAAAAAGCTACCGCCTTGTGCAACTTTCAATGTTTTTTCCATCATTATTTCCCCCTCTTATAATAATTCAAATACGCCAGCAGCACCCATACCGCCGCCAATGCACATCGTGACAATACCAAATTGTTCGTTGCGACGACGCATTTCATATAAAAGTGTCAACGTTAGCTTTGCACCTGTACAACCGAGCGGATGACCGAGGGCGATCGCTCCTCCGTTTACGTTTACTTTTTCTTCATCTAGTCCGAGTTCGCGAATGACTTGAATTGATTGTGATGCGAACGCCTCGTTTAGTTCAATTAAACCGATATCAGAAAGCTCAAGACCCGCAAGCTCAAGCGCCTTTGGAATGGCTGCAATCGGACCGATACCCATCACTTCAGGTGGAACACCTGCAACAGCAAACGAGCGGAATTTACCAAGCGGTTGTAAACCGAGCGCTTTCGCTTTTTCGTGATCCATCACCATCACCGCAGCTGCTCCGTCGCTCGTTTGGGAAGCGTTTCCTGCTGTTACCGTTCCGTTTACCGAAAACGCAGGGCGTAACTTCGCGAGCGTTTCCATATTTGTATCTGGGCGTACTCCTTCATCTTGACTAAACGTCATCTTTTTCTCTACTAATTTATTGTTTTCAATATGACGGACTGTCACTTCGACCGGCACAATTTCATCGACAAATTTTCCTTCGGCAATCGCTTTTGCT comes from Anoxybacillus flavithermus and encodes:
- a CDS encoding arsenate reductase family protein, which produces MVTFYWYPKCGTCRKAKKWLDDNNISVQAIHIVEQPPSKEQLRTLYEKSGLDLKKFFNTSGMKYRELGLKDKLKTMTEEDMLQLLSSDGMLIKRPIITNGEQVIVGFDEQKYHEMFKLS
- the iscB gene encoding RNA-guided endonuclease IscB translates to MVFVLDTNKCPLAPCHEAVARKLLKQGKAAIYKRFPFTIILKKSVDESENETTYRLKIDYGSRHTGLAILRGQEVVWLGQLDHRTDIKERIDKRRAFRRARRNRKTRYRKPRFLNRKRKEGWLPPSLESRVQNIQTWVSRLKKLCPIGHISYENAKFDTQLMRNPEISGIEYQQGTLQGYEVREYLLEKFGRKCCYCGKENVPLEVEHIIPKSRGGTDRIDNLCLACRDCNQRKGNQTAEEFGCPHIQKQVKESLKDTSIINATRWKVYEVLKQARLDVECGTGARTKMNRIRLGLPKTHYFDACCVGESTPNHLYFKTKEVLFINAKGRGSRSRTNLDRYGFPRGYLARQKFFFGFQTGDMVKAIVPRGKYKGVWFGEVACRKTGNFDIKGKDGKRIAQGISYKYIQVIQRFDGYTYRKEEAELAQGAIPPRA
- a CDS encoding acyl-CoA dehydrogenase family protein → MEKTLKVAQGGSFLIEDVSPTQVFTPEDFTDEQKMIAKTTEEFVVNEVLPQLEHLENHEFDRSVALLKQAGELGLLGADVPEEYGGLSLDKISSALIAEKMARAGGFSISHGAHVGIGSLPIVLFGTEEQKQKYLPALATGEKIAAYALTEPGSGSDALGAKTTAKLNAEGTHYVLNGEKQWITNAGFADVFVVYAKVDGEHFTAFIVERDFPGVSTGAEEKKMGIKSSSTRTLILQDALVPKENVLGEIGKGHIIAFNILNIGRYKLGVGAVGGAKRALEVTIQYANQRQQFKTPISKFTLTQEKLATMASKLYAAESSVYRTVGLFEARMGQLTDEQAKDGKETAKAIAEYAIECSLNKVFATEMLDYVVDEGVQIHGGYGFMQEYEIERMYRDSRINRIFEGTNEINRLLVPGMYLRKAMKGELPLLQKAQQLQEELMMLMPEEVGDGVLEQEKYLVRNAKKIALMVAGLAAQKFGPKLEKEQEVLVNIADIVSNVYAMESALLRTEKAIAQSGVEKNKQKVLYTQIFCQEAFNEIEAHAKETIVAVEQGDMLRMMLSALRKLTRHTPINIIAKKREAAQALIEAERYVV
- a CDS encoding acetyl-CoA C-acetyltransferase, which codes for MKEAVIVAGARTPVGKAKKGTLANVRPDDLGAIVVKETLKRAGNYEGNIDDLIIGCAMPEAEQGLNIARNIGALAGLPYTVPAITINRYCSSGLQAIAYAAERIMLGHADTVIAGGVESMSMVPMMGHVVRPNVKLAESAPEYYMSMGHTAEQVAMKYGVTREEQDAFAVRSHQRAAKAIAEGKFVDEIVPVEVTVRHIENNKLVEKKMTFSQDEGVRPDTNMETLAKLRPAFSVNGTVTAGNASQTSDGAAAVMVMDHEKAKALGLQPLGKFRSFAVAGVPPEVMGIGPIAAIPKALELAGLELSDIGLIELNEAFASQSIQVIRELGLDEEKVNVNGGAIALGHPLGCTGAKLTLTLLYEMRRRNEQFGIVTMCIGGGMGAAGVFELL